From a single Terribacillus sp. DMT04 genomic region:
- a CDS encoding S1 RNA-binding domain-containing protein has product MTETLLKSWNSNVELEELANKRRTGEITRGAVSSTTKMKMPTEESGRVVTKEVEVAIFRLEGGIRAYCPASEFSAHEFSSLIGFVGSIQEFVITALDLENEIATVSVKRADEIKSAAFWEELRTRKDEETLSKEVYEGVISGYNPQSRTIFVKVNGTNCFMNTAEWDHGRIRDIETQVTRGSKVEVKVLRIDEERQLVQVSRRAAIEDPFDQLEQMKDMEGIAGKITNVHPIHGIFVQLDNGLEVKGIKPRSLQEPDVGDIVSCRIRTIDKESRRCKVVIYAYPRGKKQKKDVASFLFD; this is encoded by the coding sequence ATGACAGAAACACTTTTGAAGTCCTGGAACAGTAATGTCGAGCTTGAGGAATTAGCTAATAAGCGGCGTACCGGAGAAATAACAAGAGGCGCGGTAAGTTCCACTACAAAAATGAAAATGCCTACAGAAGAAAGTGGCAGAGTAGTAACAAAGGAAGTGGAAGTAGCTATTTTCAGACTTGAAGGCGGCATCAGAGCCTATTGCCCTGCAAGTGAATTCTCCGCTCATGAGTTCTCCAGCTTAATTGGCTTTGTTGGATCAATCCAGGAGTTTGTTATTACAGCTCTGGATCTCGAAAATGAAATCGCTACTGTCAGTGTTAAGAGAGCAGATGAAATAAAGAGCGCCGCTTTCTGGGAGGAATTGCGCACCCGTAAAGACGAAGAGACTCTGTCTAAAGAAGTTTACGAAGGTGTTATCTCCGGATATAATCCACAATCACGCACAATATTTGTGAAAGTGAATGGGACCAATTGCTTTATGAATACTGCAGAATGGGATCATGGCCGCATAAGAGATATAGAGACTCAGGTAACTCGCGGTTCTAAAGTTGAAGTAAAGGTATTACGTATCGACGAAGAGAGACAGCTAGTACAAGTTAGCAGAAGAGCAGCCATCGAGGATCCATTTGATCAATTGGAACAGATGAAAGACATGGAAGGTATTGCAGGTAAGATTACTAACGTTCATCCTATCCACGGTATTTTCGTACAGCTGGACAACGGACTAGAAGTAAAGGGTATTAAGCCGAGAAGTCTACAAGAACCGGATGTTGGCGATATTGTTTCATGCCGCATTAGAACTATTGATAAAGAGAGCCGGCGCTGCAAAGTTGTTATCTATGCTTATCCCCGCGGCAAGAAACAGAAAAAAGACGTAGCTTCGTTCCTTTTCGACTAA
- a CDS encoding peptidase M23, producing the protein MSHVLRILFLGAMFAFIISMQYNQEADRTANRQVKNALELAVHDAALALDEAQLAQGNIVFDQVQARDNFNQSLVINLELKSSSNKFFEPEVDSYYQDEFEVESIEFIDDSNATFPMDYNNNQYNIVERVNGPSIVAVLSTKSPRYFRGEGINIRKAVVYEYFK; encoded by the coding sequence ATGTCTCATGTACTCAGAATCTTATTCCTGGGAGCTATGTTTGCTTTTATTATATCTATGCAATATAACCAGGAAGCTGATAGGACTGCCAATAGACAGGTTAAAAATGCACTTGAGCTTGCTGTACACGATGCTGCGCTTGCCCTTGATGAAGCACAATTAGCTCAAGGGAACATTGTGTTTGATCAAGTGCAGGCGAGAGATAATTTTAATCAAAGCTTAGTGATTAACCTAGAATTAAAGAGTTCTTCAAATAAGTTCTTCGAACCGGAAGTCGATTCTTACTACCAGGACGAGTTTGAGGTAGAAAGTATTGAATTTATAGATGATAGTAATGCTACTTTCCCTATGGACTACAATAACAATCAATATAATATTGTAGAACGTGTAAATGGTCCAAGTATCGTCGCGGTTTTATCAACTAAGAGCCCAAGATATTTTAGAGGAGAAGGAATTAATATAAGAAAAGCAGTAGTTTATGAGTATTTTAAGTAA
- a CDS encoding replication-relaxation family protein produces the protein MPKNYRPHVSLDAVLSLYLRKIIDDADIMLLKVLGDSICSNEDQLRRYLASKMSRSDVSKRLDRFRKFGLVDRWKIRVSTDEDEEIKPPAPFTLGVAGYKFLKHFYNEDFFMEPGRWDTLGVGAVQRYVAMNELRCRLIEAKVAKSWKWNTTIADHMRIKKPMGAAEIQTPKGNLNFLMERTQQSQDFVGFIREKLYSWAGVYKSLGNLPIRGMGDNIPVVVLFTSTLSIANHLNKELLLDTFPFKIWICVEEDMVDSGLETAIYSPIKGELKRSRLDFLAKPYEG, from the coding sequence TTGCCAAAGAACTATAGGCCGCATGTTAGCCTTGATGCGGTGCTGTCACTTTACCTTAGAAAGATTATCGATGACGCAGATATAATGCTCCTTAAAGTGCTTGGCGATTCCATATGTAGCAACGAAGACCAATTAAGAAGATACCTTGCTTCTAAGATGTCTAGATCAGATGTTTCTAAACGCTTAGACCGTTTCAGAAAGTTTGGTTTGGTAGACAGATGGAAGATTAGGGTATCTACAGATGAGGATGAAGAAATTAAGCCGCCTGCTCCTTTCACTCTAGGAGTGGCTGGCTATAAGTTTTTAAAACACTTCTACAATGAAGACTTCTTTATGGAACCAGGCAGATGGGATACACTTGGGGTAGGAGCGGTACAGCGGTATGTAGCAATGAATGAGCTCAGATGTAGGCTTATCGAGGCAAAAGTAGCTAAGTCATGGAAATGGAATACTACGATTGCTGATCATATGAGAATTAAAAAGCCTATGGGTGCTGCTGAAATCCAAACTCCTAAAGGAAATTTGAACTTCTTAATGGAGAGGACTCAACAGAGTCAAGATTTTGTGGGGTTCATTAGAGAAAAATTATATTCCTGGGCTGGAGTTTATAAGAGCTTAGGCAACCTTCCAATACGCGGGATGGGTGACAATATACCGGTAGTAGTTCTATTTACGTCTACACTATCAATAGCAAATCATCTTAATAAAGAACTACTGTTAGATACTTTCCCGTTTAAGATTTGGATTTGTGTTGAAGAAGATATGGTGGATTCAGGGTTAGAGACAGCAATATATAGCCCTATAAAAGGAGAGCTAAAGAGATCGCGGTTGGATTTCTTAGCAAAGCCTTATGAAGGCTAA
- a CDS encoding ATPase, T2SS/T4P/T4SS family: protein MIKKNLLHDEQHIKEEHYDVGQWLTSRIKDIGGEAPRTKSSTEKKEEEFKSLCQKVKTQMDVNNTLTGEGSSEWLDRVHKAVIGDKDEMAYFINKINEVLHSSNLSVSEYPYFYDSLAEAIFHEVWGISILQKWEKYPESEAAAIRGTELWIDVNGEFVLQEERFASDDVVEHIKRTFTIRSSDSIINKETPELEIEREDGSRITMIQKPRSRENYVMFRRFVVKEVSLEKQAELGTIDERDIGIFQALSRTMPNIIIAGRVRSAKSTLLKTMVKQRDPKYVIASMEKHFELQLSKSLPNLVFEVQAKEGDLHTALLRLLRMEHDFIVVGEIRSLETEAYLQACERGERGAISSYHLTDKDSIVPQITRHLLDEFPNRVFANELERVARNLDLVITTTAERDRRKKRVLSVTEIIWNEETKQDETNDLIRYSYSTGKYYYNSKISDRLLLLMAEENLPETKKLVHLLKEREKESSMRDYKESTRHLLAEIFGEAI from the coding sequence ATGATCAAAAAAAACCTCCTACATGATGAACAGCATATCAAGGAAGAACATTATGACGTCGGCCAATGGCTCACTAGCCGCATCAAGGATATTGGTGGAGAAGCTCCTAGAACAAAGTCAAGTACGGAAAAGAAAGAGGAAGAATTTAAGTCCCTTTGCCAAAAAGTCAAAACGCAAATGGATGTAAATAACACGCTAACAGGTGAAGGAAGTAGTGAATGGCTTGATAGAGTACACAAAGCTGTAATAGGTGATAAGGATGAAATGGCTTACTTCATCAATAAGATCAACGAAGTGTTGCATTCAAGTAACTTAAGCGTTAGTGAATATCCTTATTTTTATGACTCCTTAGCAGAAGCCATTTTCCATGAAGTTTGGGGTATCTCCATTCTTCAGAAGTGGGAGAAGTACCCGGAAAGTGAAGCGGCAGCAATTCGCGGGACCGAATTATGGATAGATGTTAATGGAGAATTTGTCCTTCAGGAAGAGCGATTTGCAAGTGATGACGTAGTGGAACATATCAAGAGGACATTTACTATCCGTTCGAGTGATTCAATTATAAATAAAGAAACTCCAGAATTGGAGATTGAACGAGAAGATGGCAGCCGTATCACTATGATCCAGAAACCCCGCAGCCGCGAGAACTATGTTATGTTCCGTAGATTTGTTGTAAAAGAAGTCAGCTTAGAAAAGCAGGCTGAACTAGGCACCATTGACGAAAGGGATATTGGAATCTTCCAAGCTCTTTCCCGTACTATGCCGAATATTATTATCGCTGGTCGTGTTCGATCAGCTAAATCCACCTTACTAAAGACTATGGTGAAGCAGCGGGATCCAAAATATGTGATTGCTTCGATGGAGAAACACTTCGAGCTGCAGTTAAGTAAATCCTTACCAAACCTAGTCTTTGAGGTTCAAGCAAAAGAAGGAGACCTTCACACTGCTTTACTTCGTTTACTCCGGATGGAGCATGACTTTATTGTTGTAGGAGAGATAAGGTCATTAGAAACAGAAGCTTACCTACAAGCATGTGAGCGGGGCGAAAGAGGGGCTATAAGCTCATATCACTTAACGGATAAAGATAGCATAGTTCCGCAGATTACGCGTCACTTACTAGATGAATTTCCTAACCGAGTATTTGCAAATGAGTTGGAGCGCGTAGCAAGAAACCTAGACCTAGTTATTACAACTACTGCTGAAAGAGACAGGAGAAAGAAAAGAGTATTGTCTGTTACAGAAATCATTTGGAATGAAGAAACTAAGCAAGATGAAACTAATGATTTGATTAGATATAGTTATTCGACTGGTAAGTACTACTACAACTCTAAGATCAGTGATCGGCTGCTGCTGCTTATGGCAGAGGAAAACTTGCCTGAAACTAAGAAGTTAGTTCATCTATTAAAAGAACGTGAAAAAGAATCATCGATGAGGGATTACAAAGAAAGCACTAGACATTTATTGGCCGAGATCTTTGGTGAAGCAATATGA
- a CDS encoding ParA family protein — translation MEMVIGTLSNDKIYKELFEQHDDIKLALTVGELDKHNKTFTVDINALLIDGNHKHQHELGKATEQYPDIPVFYKLPDGINRDEAKQIQYFCSAYKVKTLPPNLSPREVTDKMYNQMKTEMSIASKQTVVLYGTHSGAGVSTTTFNLAESISSQVNEKVLVLSLNAWDPSDYFFEYNGKFLNDLKVDLQTKSLTPNLLERSVHKHKNFYHLAGNRDIKLQRFYRIEEIEHLLDIAKKTFDLVLIDGGTHFDTAVAAETLVSSDLRFIVTTQEDKGYRGYFPHVFEQLLEPAGVKKSEFMLLINRYNPNMSLISEKDLEDEMNISRLATIPDMAELGPVAVRQKELLYNVAKGEYKKNIDIVSNLIISETKLSIKDQDIDKNTGLFGKLFTNKKPAGVGR, via the coding sequence ATGGAGATGGTAATAGGAACTTTAAGCAATGACAAAATCTACAAAGAACTTTTTGAGCAACATGATGATATTAAACTAGCACTCACAGTAGGCGAACTAGATAAGCATAATAAGACTTTTACTGTTGATATTAACGCACTACTAATTGATGGAAATCATAAACATCAACATGAGTTAGGTAAGGCAACAGAGCAGTATCCCGATATACCGGTTTTTTACAAGCTTCCTGATGGAATCAATCGTGATGAAGCAAAACAGATTCAATACTTCTGCTCAGCTTATAAGGTTAAAACGTTACCACCTAACTTAAGTCCAAGAGAAGTCACAGATAAGATGTACAACCAAATGAAAACAGAGATGTCTATCGCCAGTAAACAGACCGTAGTGTTATATGGAACGCACAGTGGGGCCGGCGTAAGTACCACAACATTTAACCTAGCAGAATCTATTTCCTCTCAGGTAAATGAGAAAGTGTTGGTACTCAGTTTGAATGCATGGGATCCTTCCGATTACTTCTTCGAATATAACGGAAAGTTCTTAAATGACTTAAAGGTCGATCTTCAAACAAAATCTTTGACTCCTAACCTACTTGAAAGGTCAGTGCACAAGCATAAGAATTTCTACCACTTGGCCGGCAATCGTGATATTAAGCTGCAGCGCTTTTATCGAATCGAAGAGATTGAACATCTATTAGATATCGCAAAGAAAACATTTGACCTGGTTCTAATTGATGGCGGTACACATTTTGATACAGCAGTAGCTGCCGAGACTTTAGTAAGCAGTGATTTAAGATTTATTGTAACGACACAAGAAGATAAAGGATATCGTGGTTATTTCCCTCACGTCTTTGAACAATTGTTAGAACCAGCTGGTGTGAAGAAATCAGAGTTTATGCTTTTAATTAATCGATACAATCCAAATATGTCTCTGATTTCTGAGAAAGACTTGGAAGATGAGATGAATATATCACGTCTAGCTACTATCCCTGATATGGCAGAACTTGGTCCGGTTGCAGTTCGCCAAAAGGAACTTCTATATAACGTAGCTAAAGGCGAATATAAAAAGAACATAGATATTGTATCTAACCTAATTATCTCAGAAACTAAATTATCAATTAAAGATCAAGATATTGATAAAAATACAGGTCTATTCGGCAAATTGTTCACTAATAAAAAACCTGCAGGAGTTGGTAGATAA